A single genomic interval of Halorubrum aethiopicum harbors:
- a CDS encoding histidine kinase N-terminal 7TM domain-containing protein: MPWQSTPYVLLLFLSALVASLWAGYAILSVPAERRNRTVTTFVVLCLSAAVWAATYAIQIASTGLEAKLFAYRLLHVGAAATPSAWLAFALAYTGRGDRLTPAVGATLAAIPAALVALLFANPYSLVLVDAELVTAGSLTRLETTLGPAYHLHLAFSYVAVVAGAALVVAHALRSGERIRRQAGLLIGGALVPLALNVFEVLSVPPFGTAAVNLTPVSLSLSTACFGVAVFRYRLFDLTPIASRVVLAEMDDGVVVLDADGTIVDVNPAAESVVGEREAAIGAPVSTKLPEYDRLEAEDDAVLATREGPDGERFLRLSRSPLERGGETYGRVVLIGDVTTIEEQRRTLEERNERLDAFAGVVSHDLRNPLSVVSGYAELASETGDPEHFERIHDTVDRMTEFLEDLLQLSRRGETVTDFEPVPLRELLEAVETDIADDDLAVVVDGAVADAVVLADRARLRQVLDNLLRNARDHADGPVTVTVGGLPDGFFLADDGPGIPADERESVFDVGFTTRESGTGFGLTIVRDVVEAHGWSIEATESEGGGARFEVVGVEFAGSGDGEEAIGTPPEPP; the protein is encoded by the coding sequence ATGCCGTGGCAGTCGACCCCGTACGTTCTCCTGCTCTTTCTGTCCGCGCTCGTGGCGTCGCTGTGGGCGGGGTACGCGATCCTGTCGGTTCCCGCGGAGCGCCGGAACCGCACGGTCACGACGTTCGTCGTCCTCTGTCTCTCGGCGGCGGTGTGGGCCGCGACGTACGCGATCCAGATCGCGAGCACCGGCCTCGAGGCGAAGCTGTTCGCCTACCGGCTGTTACACGTCGGCGCGGCCGCGACCCCGTCCGCGTGGCTGGCGTTCGCGCTGGCGTACACCGGCCGGGGGGACCGGCTCACCCCGGCGGTCGGCGCGACGCTGGCGGCGATCCCCGCCGCGCTGGTCGCGCTGCTCTTCGCGAACCCGTACTCGCTGGTCCTCGTCGACGCCGAACTGGTCACGGCCGGGTCGCTGACGCGGCTGGAGACGACGCTCGGGCCGGCGTACCACCTCCATCTCGCCTTCTCGTACGTCGCGGTCGTCGCCGGGGCGGCGCTCGTCGTGGCGCACGCGCTCCGCTCCGGCGAGCGGATCAGACGGCAGGCGGGGCTGCTCATCGGCGGAGCGCTGGTCCCGCTCGCGTTGAACGTGTTCGAGGTCCTCTCCGTGCCGCCGTTCGGGACGGCCGCCGTGAACCTGACTCCCGTCTCGCTGTCGCTCTCGACGGCGTGTTTCGGGGTGGCCGTGTTCCGCTACCGGCTCTTCGATCTGACGCCCATCGCCTCGCGGGTCGTACTCGCGGAGATGGACGACGGCGTGGTCGTCCTCGACGCCGACGGGACGATAGTCGACGTCAACCCGGCGGCGGAGAGCGTCGTCGGCGAGCGGGAGGCGGCGATCGGCGCGCCGGTCTCGACGAAGCTCCCGGAGTACGACCGGCTCGAGGCCGAAGACGACGCCGTCCTCGCGACCCGGGAGGGCCCCGACGGGGAGCGGTTCCTCCGACTGAGCCGGTCGCCGCTGGAGCGGGGCGGCGAGACGTACGGCCGGGTCGTCCTGATCGGCGACGTGACCACGATAGAGGAGCAGCGCCGGACCCTCGAGGAGCGGAACGAGCGGCTGGACGCCTTCGCGGGGGTCGTCTCACACGACCTCCGGAACCCGCTCTCCGTCGTCTCCGGGTACGCCGAGCTCGCGAGCGAGACGGGCGATCCGGAGCACTTCGAGCGGATCCACGACACCGTCGACCGCATGACCGAGTTCCTCGAGGACCTGTTACAGCTCTCGAGGCGGGGCGAGACCGTGACCGACTTCGAGCCGGTCCCGCTTCGAGAGCTGCTCGAGGCGGTCGAGACCGACATCGCGGACGACGACCTCGCGGTGGTCGTCGACGGAGCGGTCGCCGACGCGGTCGTGCTCGCCGACCGCGCCCGTCTCCGGCAGGTCCTCGACAACCTCCTGCGGAACGCCCGCGACCACGCCGACGGGCCGGTGACCGTGACCGTCGGCGGGCTTCCGGACGGGTTCTTCCTCGCGGACGACGGCCCCGGGATCCCCGCGGACGAGCGCGAGAGCGTCTTCGACGTCGGGTTCACGACGCGCGAGTCGGGGACCGGGTTCGGGCTGACGATCGTCCGCGACGTCGTCGAGGCCCACGGCTGGTCGATCGAGGCGACGGAGAGCGAGGGTGGCGGCGCGCGGTTCGAGGTCGTCGGCGTCGAGTTCGCCGGATCCGGAGACGGTGAGGAGGCGATCGGGACGCCCCCCGAGCCGCCGTGA
- the purK gene encoding 5-(carboxyamino)imidazole ribonucleotide synthase, with the protein MSITLPGPTLGVVGGGQLGRMLAEAASPLGVDVVVLDPTPECPASGVARDQIVADFDDPEGIRDLAARVDALTFEIELADPDVLAAAGAEHDVPVQPDPATLETIQDKLVQTEALADAGIPVPEFAAVATAEGLERVVEEFGGVMLKARRGGYDGRGNVPVHEPEEAADALADVGGDAMAERFVDFEREIAVMGLKGADGATRTYPVTETVHREEILRESVAPARADDDVIARAEAVAEDVLDFLDGRGVYGIELFETREGDVLVNEIAPRPHNSGHWTIEGTRTSQFENHVRAVLGWPLGPTDLVAPAVTANVLGDTDGSRPATLRGVETVLDAPDASLHWYGKEEARPLRKMGHLTLTDEGAEPESAARDALLSRAREFRAGLTFRE; encoded by the coding sequence ATGTCGATCACCCTGCCCGGCCCGACCCTGGGCGTCGTCGGCGGCGGACAGCTCGGACGGATGCTCGCGGAGGCGGCCTCGCCGCTCGGCGTCGACGTGGTCGTCCTCGACCCCACACCGGAGTGTCCCGCCTCCGGGGTCGCCCGCGACCAGATCGTCGCCGACTTCGACGACCCCGAGGGGATCCGCGACCTCGCCGCGCGCGTCGACGCGCTCACCTTCGAGATCGAGCTCGCCGACCCCGACGTGCTGGCGGCGGCGGGCGCGGAACACGACGTGCCCGTCCAGCCGGACCCGGCGACACTCGAGACGATCCAGGACAAGCTGGTCCAGACGGAGGCGCTCGCGGACGCCGGGATCCCCGTGCCGGAGTTCGCCGCGGTCGCGACCGCCGAGGGGCTCGAGCGCGTCGTCGAGGAGTTCGGCGGCGTCATGCTCAAGGCCCGCCGCGGCGGCTACGACGGCCGCGGGAACGTCCCGGTCCACGAACCCGAGGAGGCGGCCGACGCGCTCGCGGACGTCGGCGGCGACGCGATGGCCGAGCGGTTCGTCGACTTCGAGCGCGAGATCGCCGTGATGGGACTGAAGGGGGCCGACGGCGCGACCCGGACCTACCCCGTGACGGAGACGGTCCACCGCGAGGAGATCCTCCGCGAGAGCGTGGCTCCCGCCCGCGCTGACGACGACGTGATCGCCCGCGCCGAGGCGGTCGCCGAGGACGTCCTCGACTTCCTCGACGGGCGCGGCGTCTACGGGATCGAGCTGTTCGAGACCCGCGAGGGCGACGTGCTCGTCAACGAGATCGCGCCGCGCCCGCACAACTCCGGTCACTGGACGATCGAGGGGACGCGGACCTCGCAGTTCGAGAACCACGTCCGCGCCGTGCTCGGCTGGCCGCTCGGCCCGACCGACCTCGTCGCGCCCGCGGTGACCGCGAACGTGCTCGGGGACACGGACGGGAGCCGGCCCGCGACCCTCCGCGGCGTCGAGACGGTCCTCGACGCACCGGACGCCTCGCTCCACTGGTACGGCAAAGAGGAGGCGCGCCCGCTCCGGAAGATGGGCCACCTGACGCTGACCGACGAGGGCGCGGAGCCGGAGTCGGCCGCCCGCGACGCGCTGTTGTCGCGGGCGCGGGAGTTTCGCGCCGGGCTGACGTTCCGCGAGTAG
- a CDS encoding NAD(P)-dependent oxidoreductase, giving the protein MATATAGFVGLGIMGLPMAKNLLDAGYDVVGHNRSAESVGELVAYGGEDGGSPAGVAERSDVVFLCLPDSPAVEDVVLGEGDEPEPVIDGVTPGTTLIDHSTISPTVAEAVAERLGEAGVDVLDAPISGGESGAIEGTLSIMVGGDEDVLEEWRDALEVMGETVTHCGPSGAGQTTKACNQIVVSAQMVAVSEALVFAHNAGADLQAVVDAISGGAAGCWTLDNRAESMIRGDFDPGFFAEYQYKDLRIATDAGEAFGSPMPQTELAHELYKSMVQNDMGRDDNSGVMQVLEMLAGEEARVDDGN; this is encoded by the coding sequence ATGGCGACAGCCACCGCCGGATTCGTCGGACTCGGTATCATGGGCCTGCCGATGGCGAAGAACCTCCTCGACGCGGGGTACGACGTCGTGGGACACAACCGCTCGGCCGAATCGGTCGGGGAGCTCGTCGCGTACGGGGGCGAGGACGGGGGATCGCCCGCGGGCGTCGCCGAGCGGAGCGACGTCGTCTTCCTCTGTCTCCCCGACTCGCCCGCGGTCGAGGACGTGGTGCTCGGCGAGGGCGACGAACCCGAGCCGGTCATCGACGGCGTGACTCCCGGAACCACTCTCATCGACCACTCGACCATCTCGCCGACGGTCGCGGAGGCGGTCGCGGAGCGGCTCGGCGAGGCGGGCGTCGACGTGCTCGACGCGCCGATCTCGGGCGGCGAGTCGGGCGCGATCGAGGGCACGCTCTCGATCATGGTCGGCGGCGACGAGGACGTCCTCGAGGAGTGGCGGGACGCCCTCGAGGTCATGGGCGAGACGGTGACGCACTGCGGGCCGAGCGGGGCGGGACAGACGACGAAGGCGTGTAACCAGATCGTCGTCTCCGCCCAGATGGTCGCGGTGAGCGAGGCGCTGGTGTTCGCCCACAACGCGGGCGCGGACCTCCAGGCGGTCGTGGACGCGATCAGCGGCGGCGCGGCGGGGTGTTGGACGCTGGACAACCGCGCCGAATCGATGATCCGCGGCGACTTCGATCCGGGCTTCTTCGCGGAGTACCAGTACAAGGACCTCCGGATCGCGACGGACGCCGGCGAGGCGTTCGGCTCGCCGATGCCCCAGACCGAACTCGCCCACGAGCTGTACAAGTCCATGGTCCAAAACGACATGGGCCGCGACGACAACTCGGGCGTGATGCAGGTGCTCGAGATGCTGGCGGGCGAGGAGGCGCGGGTTGACGACGGGAACTGA
- a CDS encoding cell division protein FtsZ has protein sequence MRVHVIGLGGAGGRIADRLAADHDGDPFLHGVSAFDTDMAALDSLEALGEERRYRFGDAAGGDGLDGDLHAGRELGEVHASELGRALDDQRPSLAEAFLLVVGVGGAAGGGAAPALAAELETLYDAPVYAVAVLPTPAESDPNAETGATPRDGDEGGPSPRRPLAERNAARTLGALSERTAAVFPFDTDAWLGGGETVADARDRLNGVVADRIAALFGAGEGDEDAVTPQQVLDASDVARAVGDDGEIAALGYATQAVESPKTESRFGLGLFGSSEPEKVDTSAAVSAVETVIRKATRGKNTVEVPEGRADRTLLVVGGPPAWLNREAIADGRRWLAEETGSGAILSGDAPVPDGEAVFAIVLRSGIDEPERIREIRASIPDRTE, from the coding sequence ATGCGCGTACACGTCATCGGCCTCGGCGGGGCGGGCGGCCGGATCGCGGACCGGCTCGCGGCCGACCACGACGGGGATCCCTTCCTCCACGGCGTCTCCGCGTTCGACACGGACATGGCGGCGCTCGACTCGCTGGAGGCGCTCGGCGAGGAGCGCCGGTACCGGTTCGGGGACGCCGCCGGCGGCGACGGGCTCGACGGCGACCTCCACGCCGGCCGGGAGCTCGGCGAGGTCCACGCGAGCGAGCTCGGTCGCGCGCTCGACGACCAGCGCCCGTCGCTCGCCGAGGCGTTCCTCCTCGTCGTCGGGGTCGGCGGCGCGGCCGGCGGCGGCGCGGCCCCGGCGCTCGCCGCGGAGCTCGAGACGCTGTACGACGCGCCGGTGTACGCGGTCGCGGTCCTCCCGACGCCCGCCGAGAGCGACCCGAACGCGGAGACGGGGGCGACACCGAGGGACGGCGACGAGGGGGGCCCGAGCCCGCGACGGCCGCTCGCGGAGCGGAACGCGGCCCGGACGCTCGGGGCGCTCTCGGAGCGGACGGCCGCCGTCTTCCCCTTCGACACGGACGCGTGGCTCGGCGGCGGCGAGACGGTGGCGGACGCTCGCGACCGGCTGAACGGGGTCGTCGCCGACCGGATCGCGGCGCTGTTCGGGGCCGGCGAGGGCGACGAGGACGCCGTCACCCCCCAGCAGGTGCTCGACGCCAGCGACGTCGCCCGCGCGGTCGGCGACGACGGGGAGATCGCCGCGCTGGGCTACGCGACCCAGGCGGTCGAGTCCCCGAAGACGGAGTCGCGGTTCGGACTCGGGCTGTTCGGCTCCTCGGAGCCGGAGAAGGTGGACACGAGCGCCGCGGTGTCGGCCGTCGAGACGGTCATCCGGAAGGCGACCCGCGGGAAGAACACGGTCGAGGTCCCCGAGGGCCGCGCCGACCGGACCCTGCTCGTCGTCGGCGGGCCGCCCGCCTGGCTCAACCGGGAGGCGATCGCCGACGGGCGGCGGTGGCTCGCCGAGGAGACCGGCTCCGGCGCGATCTTGAGCGGGGACGCGCCGGTCCCCGACGGCGAGGCGGTGTTCGCGATCGTGTTGCGGTCGGGGATCGACGAGCCCGAGCGGATCCGCGAGATCCGCGCGTCGATCCCGGATCGAACCGAGTAG
- the aglJ gene encoding S-layer glycoprotein N-glycosyltransferase AglJ translates to MSDFDDVCVLLPTFEEAETVEAVVSSFREAGLREVLVIDGGSTDGTRELAREAGARVVVQSGEGKGQAIREAVRDHVDSPYVLMADADDTYDAADAEAMLTPLFEGEADHVIGNRFADMRPGAMTRLNRIGNRIINGAFRAIHGEDYEDILSGYRAFTRESFRRLNLTADGFGVETEMAVECVKQRVAVAVVPVTYRPRPDGSSTNLHPVRDGGVIFLELYRKAKTNNPLFYFGSVGTVSTAAGILMAAFVLYRWIVFEVGHEIVAVAATGAIILGMQLLVFGVLADMILSLHREQLDRQDRVVEERLASTDEAGNVTSGRSDGTDDGRSDGTDDGRSDGTDDGLAAESAGD, encoded by the coding sequence ATGAGCGACTTCGACGACGTCTGCGTCCTGTTGCCCACCTTCGAGGAGGCCGAGACGGTCGAGGCCGTCGTCTCCTCGTTCCGGGAGGCGGGACTCCGGGAGGTCCTCGTTATCGACGGCGGGTCGACGGACGGCACCCGCGAGCTCGCCCGCGAGGCCGGCGCACGCGTCGTCGTCCAGTCCGGCGAGGGCAAGGGCCAGGCGATCCGCGAGGCCGTCCGCGATCACGTCGATTCGCCCTACGTCCTGATGGCCGACGCCGACGACACCTACGACGCGGCGGACGCCGAGGCGATGTTGACGCCGCTCTTCGAGGGGGAGGCCGATCACGTCATCGGGAACCGCTTCGCGGACATGCGCCCCGGCGCGATGACGCGGCTGAACCGCATCGGCAACCGGATCATCAACGGGGCGTTCCGCGCGATCCACGGCGAGGACTACGAGGACATCCTCTCCGGGTACCGGGCGTTCACCCGCGAGTCGTTCCGCCGACTCAACCTGACCGCAGACGGGTTCGGCGTGGAGACCGAGATGGCCGTCGAGTGCGTGAAACAGCGGGTGGCGGTGGCGGTCGTCCCCGTCACCTACCGGCCGCGTCCCGACGGCTCCTCGACGAACCTCCACCCGGTCCGCGACGGCGGCGTGATCTTTCTCGAGTTGTACCGGAAGGCGAAGACCAACAACCCGCTCTTCTACTTCGGGAGCGTCGGCACGGTGTCGACCGCCGCCGGGATCCTCATGGCCGCGTTCGTCCTCTACCGGTGGATCGTCTTCGAGGTCGGCCACGAGATAGTCGCGGTCGCCGCGACCGGCGCGATCATCCTCGGCATGCAGCTGCTCGTGTTCGGCGTGCTCGCCGACATGATCCTCTCTCTCCACCGCGAGCAGCTTGACCGACAGGACCGCGTCGTCGAGGAGCGGCTGGCGTCGACGGACGAGGCGGGGAACGTAACGAGCGGTCGATCCGACGGGACCGACGACGGTCGATCCGACGGGACCGACGACGGTCGATCCGACGGGACCGACGACGGGCTCGCGGCGGAGTCGGCGGGAGACTGA
- a CDS encoding DUF7522 family protein, with amino-acid sequence MSQALEEHTEELLSAARTATGDELRSLTYFTEEMVEQLYLRSDLSRTADLVGFAESERHGFHAQSLYANTQLGDYFFTVRVFENGYLTRVIANGHGVWVTTDSMEIDRFEELASALAEILRSFDPV; translated from the coding sequence ATGTCACAGGCACTCGAAGAACACACCGAGGAACTGCTCAGCGCGGCTCGGACCGCGACGGGGGACGAGCTCCGGAGCCTCACGTACTTCACCGAGGAGATGGTCGAACAGCTCTACTTGCGCAGCGACCTGAGCCGGACCGCCGACCTCGTCGGGTTCGCCGAGAGCGAGCGACACGGCTTCCACGCGCAGTCGCTGTACGCCAACACGCAGCTCGGCGACTACTTCTTCACCGTCCGGGTGTTCGAGAACGGCTACCTCACCCGCGTCATCGCCAACGGCCACGGCGTCTGGGTGACGACCGACTCGATGGAGATCGACCGCTTCGAGGAGCTCGCCAGCGCGCTCGCGGAGATCCTCCGCTCGTTCGATCCGGTCTGA
- a CDS encoding YqaA family protein: MLSAFGGGFESLVESATGWPGMGIVFVYSFLIAFALPGPSEVVLVAPIDLGLPPWAHLGSIMLVSATGKAVGSLFAFHIGQEVKRSGPVVRWLRRSRWNVMEWSEKRSVELAQRYGYGGLAMALSVPFFPDTISIYAFAVLERDYTRFAVATFLGSLGRLVVTVAFVGGLFTVF, from the coding sequence GTGCTCTCGGCGTTCGGCGGGGGCTTCGAGTCGCTCGTCGAGTCGGCGACGGGCTGGCCCGGCATGGGCATCGTCTTCGTCTACTCGTTCCTGATCGCGTTCGCGCTCCCCGGCCCGAGCGAGGTCGTCCTCGTCGCGCCGATCGACCTCGGGCTCCCGCCGTGGGCGCACCTCGGGAGCATCATGCTCGTCAGCGCGACCGGGAAGGCGGTCGGCAGCCTGTTCGCGTTCCACATCGGCCAGGAGGTCAAGCGGTCCGGCCCGGTCGTCCGGTGGCTCCGGCGCTCGCGGTGGAACGTCATGGAGTGGTCGGAGAAGCGGTCGGTCGAGCTCGCCCAGCGGTACGGCTACGGCGGCCTCGCGATGGCGCTGTCGGTCCCCTTCTTCCCCGACACCATCTCGATATACGCGTTCGCGGTCCTCGAGCGCGACTACACCCGGTTCGCCGTGGCGACGTTCCTCGGGAGCCTCGGTCGGCTCGTCGTCACCGTCGCGTTCGTCGGCGGGCTTTTCACGGTGTTTTGA
- a CDS encoding GtrA family protein, with protein MVRSLLRGLVYGPLAVQLRRFVTVGLVASAVQMALLWLFVDAAGLNYLLGATIAIEITIVFSYVLNNAWTFRASRNTGRIGYLSGLLKTNLVRGTAIPIQLAILFALVEWGEIMYLVANAVAIFLSGLYRYVLDARWTWGDT; from the coding sequence ATGGTCCGGTCGCTCCTTCGCGGTCTCGTCTACGGGCCGCTCGCCGTCCAGCTCCGGCGCTTCGTCACGGTCGGGCTCGTCGCGTCCGCGGTCCAGATGGCGCTTTTATGGCTCTTCGTCGACGCCGCGGGACTGAACTACCTGCTCGGCGCGACGATCGCCATCGAGATCACGATCGTGTTCTCGTACGTCCTCAACAACGCCTGGACCTTCCGCGCCTCGCGGAACACCGGCCGGATCGGGTACCTCTCGGGGCTGCTCAAGACGAACCTGGTCCGCGGTACCGCGATCCCGATCCAGCTCGCCATCCTCTTCGCGCTCGTCGAGTGGGGGGAGATCATGTACCTCGTCGCGAACGCGGTCGCGATCTTCCTCAGCGGCCTCTACCGATACGTCCTTGATGCTCGATGGACGTGGGGTGACACGTGA
- a CDS encoding sulfatase, with amino-acid sequence MGDPDVSNVVLVTVDSLRADAVGTYDETRYTPVIDSLADRGTVFDHAFATGNWTPFSFPSILASKDVFTGTGDIGVEGASTLAGTLADADLSTAGFNAANGFLTSHWGYDDGFDEFEPFVASVGSSVYSRYLATHPTVEAWIQLATSPLRRAGSWIRGETDDRPFLDTSRMFDVEHAATEFIEGADGPFFLWIHYMDAHTPYVPAPRYIREVSSNWLGTHRMLHAHTRTGLGLDVDDRTLEELRTLYQAAVRQIDASVGRVLETLSAAGVDDDTAVVLAGDHGEEFQEHGHLAHYPKLYDELIRVPLVVDVPGASGGRVDRQVGLDAIPPTVTDLLGVDAPAEWTGTSLAPTAIDGEEPPDEPVVSVTVRDEEVTAQPIPRSLEDGELYVSVRDREWTYIENVDAGTTELYHRPSDPLQATDRSVDPTEDDRAVVDRFAPLAEAHAEAVRAGGRGGDGGDGTGEEGDGSVDEDLNARLEALGYR; translated from the coding sequence GTGGGTGACCCCGACGTCTCGAACGTCGTCCTCGTCACGGTCGACTCGCTCCGGGCGGACGCGGTCGGAACGTACGACGAGACGCGATACACGCCGGTCATCGACTCGCTCGCCGACCGTGGAACCGTCTTCGATCACGCCTTCGCGACGGGCAACTGGACCCCCTTCTCGTTCCCGTCCATCCTGGCCTCGAAGGACGTGTTCACCGGCACCGGCGACATCGGCGTCGAGGGCGCGTCGACGCTCGCGGGGACGCTCGCCGACGCCGACCTCTCGACCGCCGGATTCAACGCCGCCAACGGCTTTCTCACCTCCCACTGGGGATACGACGACGGCTTCGACGAGTTCGAGCCGTTCGTCGCCAGCGTCGGGTCGAGCGTCTACAGCCGCTACCTCGCGACCCACCCGACCGTCGAGGCGTGGATCCAGCTCGCGACGTCGCCGCTCAGGCGGGCGGGGTCGTGGATCCGCGGCGAGACCGACGACCGGCCGTTCCTCGACACCTCCCGGATGTTCGACGTGGAACACGCCGCGACGGAGTTCATCGAGGGAGCCGACGGCCCCTTCTTCCTCTGGATCCACTACATGGACGCGCACACCCCGTACGTTCCGGCACCGAGGTACATCCGCGAGGTGTCCTCGAACTGGCTCGGGACCCACCGGATGCTCCACGCGCACACCCGGACGGGGCTCGGGCTGGACGTCGACGACCGGACCCTCGAGGAGCTCCGGACGCTGTATCAGGCCGCCGTCCGCCAGATCGACGCCAGCGTCGGCCGGGTCCTCGAGACGCTCTCGGCGGCGGGCGTCGACGACGACACCGCGGTCGTCCTCGCCGGCGACCACGGCGAGGAGTTCCAGGAGCACGGGCACCTCGCGCACTACCCGAAGCTGTACGACGAGCTGATCCGGGTCCCGCTCGTCGTCGACGTCCCCGGAGCGTCGGGCGGGCGGGTCGACCGGCAGGTCGGCCTCGACGCGATCCCGCCGACCGTGACCGATCTGCTGGGCGTCGACGCGCCGGCGGAGTGGACGGGGACGAGCCTCGCGCCGACCGCGATCGACGGCGAGGAGCCCCCCGACGAGCCCGTGGTCTCGGTCACCGTTCGCGACGAGGAGGTCACCGCACAGCCGATCCCCCGATCGCTCGAGGACGGGGAGCTGTACGTGAGCGTCCGCGACCGCGAGTGGACCTACATCGAGAACGTCGACGCCGGGACGACCGAGCTGTACCACCGCCCCTCGGACCCGCTCCAGGCGACCGACCGCTCCGTGGACCCGACCGAAGACGACCGGGCGGTCGTCGACCGGTTCGCCCCGCTCGCCGAGGCGCACGCCGAGGCGGTCCGCGCCGGCGGGCGCGGGGGGGACGGCGGGGACGGCACGGGCGAGGAGGGGGACGGGTCCGTGGACGAGGACCTCAACGCTCGTCTGGAGGCGCTGGGCTACCGATAG
- a CDS encoding TetR family transcriptional regulator C-terminal domain-containing protein yields MADAPDRSVSDADEEIMRSTYRALREHGYADLTIKRIAREYGKSTAAIHYHYETKEDLLAAFLEYILDRFVEAIHDVETTDPERRLELLLDKLLVDAEEHYDLLVAMLEMRSQAPYKEAFGERFRRNDEYVRYLLRTVIDDGIAEGVFADADAEHVANGLMTVVDGARTRAAVLEDPEELAAARRVADEYVDAVLRKGGE; encoded by the coding sequence ATGGCCGACGCGCCGGACCGGTCCGTCTCGGACGCGGACGAGGAGATCATGCGTTCGACGTATCGCGCCCTGCGCGAGCACGGGTACGCGGACCTCACGATCAAACGCATCGCCCGGGAGTACGGGAAGTCGACCGCGGCGATCCACTACCACTACGAGACGAAGGAGGACCTGCTCGCGGCGTTTCTCGAGTACATCCTCGACCGGTTCGTCGAGGCGATCCACGACGTCGAGACCACCGACCCGGAACGGCGGCTGGAGCTGCTCTTGGACAAGCTGCTCGTCGACGCCGAAGAGCACTACGACCTGCTCGTCGCGATGCTGGAGATGCGGAGCCAAGCCCCCTACAAGGAGGCGTTCGGCGAGCGTTTCCGGCGGAACGACGAGTACGTCCGGTACCTGCTTCGGACGGTGATCGACGACGGGATCGCCGAGGGAGTCTTCGCGGACGCGGACGCCGAACACGTCGCGAACGGGCTCATGACGGTCGTCGACGGGGCACGCACCAGGGCGGCGGTGTTGGAGGACCCCGAGGAGCTCGCCGCGGCGCGGCGCGTCGCCGACGAGTACGTGGACGCAGTGCTTCGGAAGGGGGGCGAGTGA
- a CDS encoding universal stress protein: MAKRILVAVDGSEEAVEALRFAAEEWPDAELTALHVINPADSTTGVDGGFPGAVDQWYDSARKRGERILADATDAVDRDVATRLEVGRPTTTILDVADGEKEAGGSEESGEDEDAEPFDHVVLASRGRTGLSRVVLGSVAEGVVRRAQVPVTVVR; the protein is encoded by the coding sequence ATGGCCAAACGGATCCTGGTGGCGGTCGACGGCTCGGAGGAGGCGGTCGAGGCGCTCCGGTTCGCGGCCGAGGAGTGGCCCGACGCGGAGCTGACGGCGCTTCACGTGATCAACCCGGCCGACTCGACGACCGGCGTCGACGGCGGGTTCCCCGGCGCGGTGGACCAGTGGTACGACAGCGCGAGAAAGCGGGGCGAGCGGATCCTCGCCGACGCGACCGACGCGGTCGACCGCGACGTGGCGACTCGACTGGAGGTCGGCCGGCCGACGACGACGATCCTCGACGTCGCCGACGGCGAGAAGGAGGCCGGCGGGAGCGAGGAGAGCGGCGAGGACGAGGACGCCGAACCCTTCGATCACGTCGTGCTCGCGAGCCGCGGGCGCACCGGGCTCTCGCGGGTCGTCCTCGGGAGCGTCGCCGAGGGCGTCGTCCGGCGCGCGCAGGTGCCGGTGACGGTCGTGCGCTGA